A single region of the Terriglobales bacterium genome encodes:
- a CDS encoding prepilin-type N-terminal cleavage/methylation domain-containing protein, translating into MRKQDGFSLIELLIVVAIILVIAAIAIPNLLMARKAANESSAVASLRTINTGETSMMITRGVFTCTLMDLGPAANGGMGYVDEGVSRAQGAPPCNNPKSGYCFTPAVFANTCQPDPKPVPAPPAAPMRNYSWGADPSAPGVTGINAWCTNESMTIYRDATVTTTTNGSSAVCASANPPVPIM; encoded by the coding sequence ATGCGTAAGCAAGACGGATTTTCGCTCATCGAACTGTTGATCGTCGTTGCGATCATTCTCGTGATCGCGGCCATCGCCATCCCGAACCTGCTGATGGCGCGCAAGGCCGCCAACGAGAGTTCGGCGGTGGCTTCGCTGCGCACCATCAACACCGGCGAGACCAGCATGATGATCACCCGCGGCGTTTTCACCTGCACCCTCATGGACCTGGGCCCTGCCGCCAACGGCGGCATGGGGTACGTGGACGAAGGCGTCTCGCGCGCCCAGGGCGCCCCGCCTTGCAACAACCCGAAGAGCGGCTACTGCTTCACCCCAGCGGTCTTTGCCAATACCTGCCAGCCCGACCCCAAGCCCGTGCCCGCGCCCCCGGCCGCTCCCATGCGCAACTACAGCTGGGGCGCCGATCCCAGCGCTCCCGGCGTCACCGGCATCAATGCCTGGTGCACCAATGAGTCCATGACCATCTACCGGGACGCCACCGTGACGACGACCACCAACGGCAGCAGCGCGGTTTGCGCCAGCGCCAACCCGCCCGTTCCCATCATGTAG